One Ananas comosus cultivar F153 linkage group 1, ASM154086v1, whole genome shotgun sequence DNA window includes the following coding sequences:
- the LOC109716519 gene encoding sialyltransferase-like protein 1 isoform X2 produces the protein MKRSLRLPFGLLVLTALFTTLSFRAALRHDHSSASIRDAAAAAAEPDLNATLLRLSAEDPGEAALRRDVDDLLDGNLPASADRRGRFHSSWRRENHHHHLLLHPRPRSDPHLPSRFRSQRDYLSLPEFRRALRDWFRRRRFQPGVMPELPDLVNSHLRGAPAHPAAAPRRSRFSSCAVVGNSGILLNSEHGDLIDGHDLVIRLNNARIEGFRRHVGSKTGLSFVNSNILHLCARRDGCFCHPYGDGVPILIYICQAAHFLDFVACNASHRAPLLVTDPRFDVLCARIVKYYSLRRFVSETGRPPEQWAAAHDALMFHYSSGFQAVMLAVGICDRVSVFGFGKSLDAKHHYHTNQKVELDLHDYEAEYAVYRNLVERPQSTKE, from the exons ATGAAGCGATCGCTCCGCCTCCCCTTCGGCCTCCTCGTCCTCACCGCGCTCTTCACCACCCTCAGCTTCCGAGCGGCACTACGCCACGACCACAGCAGCGCCTCCATCCgggacgcggcggcggcggcggcggagcccgACCTGAACGCGACGCTGCTGAGGCTGTCGGCGGAGGACCCGGGCGAGGCGGCGctgcggcgcgacgtcgacgacctCCTCGACGGCAACCTCCCCGCCTCCGCCGACCGGAGGGGCCGCTTCCACTCCTCGTGGCGGCGGGagaaccaccaccaccacctcctcctccacccccGCCCCCGCTCCGATCCGCATCTCCCGAGTCGCTTCCGCTCGCAGCGCGACTACTTGAGCCTCCCTGAGTTCCGCCGCGCCCTCCGCGACTggttccgccgccgccgcttccagccggGGGTCATGCCCGAGCTCCCCGACCTCGTCAACAGCCACCTACGCGGCGCCCCGGCCCACCCGGCGGCGGCGCCCCGGAGGTCGCGCTTCTCCAGCTGCGCCGTGGTCGGCAACAGCGGCATCCTCCTGAATTCCGAGCACGGCGACCTCATTGACGGCCACGACCTCGTCATCCGCCTCAACAACGCCCGCATCGAGGGCTTCCGCCGCCACGTCGGCTCCAAGACCGGCCTCTCCTTCGTCAACAGCAACATCCTCCACCTCTGCGCCCGCCGTGACGGCTGCTTCTGCCACCCCTACGGCGATGGCGTCCCCATCCTCATATACATCTGCCAGGCCGCCCACTTCCTGGACTTTGTCGCCTGCAACGCCTCCCACCGCGCCCCGCTCCTCGTCACTGACCCGCGCTTCGACGTCCTCTGCGCCCGCATCGTCAAGTACTACTCCCTGCGCCGCTTCGTCAGCGAGACCGGCCGGCCTCCCGAGCAGTGGGCGGCTGCGCACGACGCGCTCATGTTCCACTACTCCTCGGGCTTCCAGGCCGTGATGCTTGCTGTCGGGATCTGCGATCGGGTCAGTGTCTTCGGCTTCGGGAAGTCGCTGGATGCCAAGCACCACTACCACACAAACCAGAAGGTGGAGCTCGACCTCCACGATTACGAGGCCGAGTACGCCGTCTACCGCAATCTGGTCGAGCGGCCGCAG agtaCAAAGGAGTAA
- the LOC109716519 gene encoding sialyltransferase-like protein 1 isoform X1 has product MKRSLRLPFGLLVLTALFTTLSFRAALRHDHSSASIRDAAAAAAEPDLNATLLRLSAEDPGEAALRRDVDDLLDGNLPASADRRGRFHSSWRRENHHHHLLLHPRPRSDPHLPSRFRSQRDYLSLPEFRRALRDWFRRRRFQPGVMPELPDLVNSHLRGAPAHPAAAPRRSRFSSCAVVGNSGILLNSEHGDLIDGHDLVIRLNNARIEGFRRHVGSKTGLSFVNSNILHLCARRDGCFCHPYGDGVPILIYICQAAHFLDFVACNASHRAPLLVTDPRFDVLCARIVKYYSLRRFVSETGRPPEQWAAAHDALMFHYSSGFQAVMLAVGICDRVSVFGFGKSLDAKHHYHTNQKVELDLHDYEAEYAVYRNLVERPQVIPFLSDSGFKVPPVVFYN; this is encoded by the coding sequence ATGAAGCGATCGCTCCGCCTCCCCTTCGGCCTCCTCGTCCTCACCGCGCTCTTCACCACCCTCAGCTTCCGAGCGGCACTACGCCACGACCACAGCAGCGCCTCCATCCgggacgcggcggcggcggcggcggagcccgACCTGAACGCGACGCTGCTGAGGCTGTCGGCGGAGGACCCGGGCGAGGCGGCGctgcggcgcgacgtcgacgacctCCTCGACGGCAACCTCCCCGCCTCCGCCGACCGGAGGGGCCGCTTCCACTCCTCGTGGCGGCGGGagaaccaccaccaccacctcctcctccacccccGCCCCCGCTCCGATCCGCATCTCCCGAGTCGCTTCCGCTCGCAGCGCGACTACTTGAGCCTCCCTGAGTTCCGCCGCGCCCTCCGCGACTggttccgccgccgccgcttccagccggGGGTCATGCCCGAGCTCCCCGACCTCGTCAACAGCCACCTACGCGGCGCCCCGGCCCACCCGGCGGCGGCGCCCCGGAGGTCGCGCTTCTCCAGCTGCGCCGTGGTCGGCAACAGCGGCATCCTCCTGAATTCCGAGCACGGCGACCTCATTGACGGCCACGACCTCGTCATCCGCCTCAACAACGCCCGCATCGAGGGCTTCCGCCGCCACGTCGGCTCCAAGACCGGCCTCTCCTTCGTCAACAGCAACATCCTCCACCTCTGCGCCCGCCGTGACGGCTGCTTCTGCCACCCCTACGGCGATGGCGTCCCCATCCTCATATACATCTGCCAGGCCGCCCACTTCCTGGACTTTGTCGCCTGCAACGCCTCCCACCGCGCCCCGCTCCTCGTCACTGACCCGCGCTTCGACGTCCTCTGCGCCCGCATCGTCAAGTACTACTCCCTGCGCCGCTTCGTCAGCGAGACCGGCCGGCCTCCCGAGCAGTGGGCGGCTGCGCACGACGCGCTCATGTTCCACTACTCCTCGGGCTTCCAGGCCGTGATGCTTGCTGTCGGGATCTGCGATCGGGTCAGTGTCTTCGGCTTCGGGAAGTCGCTGGATGCCAAGCACCACTACCACACAAACCAGAAGGTGGAGCTCGACCTCCACGATTACGAGGCCGAGTACGCCGTCTACCGCAATCTGGTCGAGCGGCCGCAGGTAATACCATTCCTCAGTGACTCTGGATTTAAGGTTCCGCCCGTTGTGTTCTATAATTGA